A single genomic interval of Vicia villosa cultivar HV-30 ecotype Madison, WI unplaced genomic scaffold, Vvil1.0 ctg.000010F_1_1, whole genome shotgun sequence harbors:
- the LOC131621708 gene encoding selenocysteine methyltransferase-like isoform X2 — MSSSLISDFLRQAGGAAVIDGGLATELERHGADLNDPLWSAKCLISSPHSDLIRQVHLDYLENGADIITTASYQATIQGFKEKGFSDEEGENMLRRSVEIACEARDLYYERCAESSLSDEIDARVLKPRMILIAASIGSYGAYLADGSEYSGIYGDAITLETLKDFHRRRVQILADSGADLLAFETIPNKIEAQAYAELLEEENIKTPAWLCFNSKDGVNVVSGDSIEECGSIAESCNKVFAVGINCTPPRFIHDLILLLKKVTTKPVAIYPNSGETYDGDRKEWMAVPVAAKYRRYR; from the exons ATGTCGTCGTCACTGATATCGGATTTTCTCCGTCAAGCCGGCGGAGCTGCCGTCATCGACGGCGGTTTGGCGACAGAGCTTGAACGCCATGGCGCCGACCTCAACGATCCCTTATGGAGCGCCAAATGCCTCATTTCTTCCCCTCACTCTGACCTCATTCGCCAG GTGCACCTTGATTACTTGGAAAATGGTGCAGACATTATAACCACAGCATCTTATCAA GCTACCATTCAAGGTTTTAAGGAAAAAGGATTTTCAGACGAAGAAGGTGAAAACATGCTAAGAAGAAGTGTTGAAATTGCTTGTGAGGCTCGCGATTTGTATTATGAAAGATGTGCTGAGAGTTCTTTGAGTGATGAGATTGATGCAAGAGTCCTCAAGCCACGGATGATCCTGATTGCAGCATCTATTGGGAGCTATGGAGCTTATTTAGCCGATGGATCAGAGTACAG TGGGATTTATGGTGATGCTATCACATTGGAAACTCTCAAAGATTTTCATCGAAGAAGAGTTCAAATTTTGGCAGATTCGGGTGCAGATCTGCTTGCCTTTGAAACAATTCCAAATAAGATTGAAGCTCAG GCTTATGCAGAACTTCTGGAAGAAGAGAACATAAAGACTCCAGCATGGCTTTGTTTTAACTCTAAGGATGGAGTTAATGTTGTTAGTGGTGATTCTATAGAGGAATGTGGCTCCATTGCTGAATCGTGCAACAAAGTCTTTGCTGTTGGAATCAACTGTACCCCACCTAGATTTATACATGATCTTATACTTCTGCTTAAGAAG GTGACTACAAAACCAGTTGCTATATATCCAAATAGCGGGGAAACTTATGATGGTGATCGAAAGGAGTGGATG GCTGTTCCCGTTGCAGCAAAATACAGGCGTTACCGATGA
- the LOC131621708 gene encoding selenocysteine methyltransferase-like isoform X1, whose translation MSSSLISDFLRQAGGAAVIDGGLATELERHGADLNDPLWSAKCLISSPHSDLIRQVHLDYLENGADIITTASYQATIQGFKEKGFSDEEGENMLRRSVEIACEARDLYYERCAESSLSDEIDARVLKPRMILIAASIGSYGAYLADGSEYSGIYGDAITLETLKDFHRRRVQILADSGADLLAFETIPNKIEAQAYAELLEEENIKTPAWLCFNSKDGVNVVSGDSIEECGSIAESCNKVFAVGINCTPPRFIHDLILLLKKVTTKPVAIYPNSGETYDGDRKEWMQNTGVTDEDFVSYVSKWCELGACFVGGCCRTTPVTIRGIYKTLYNSRSATLATE comes from the exons ATGTCGTCGTCACTGATATCGGATTTTCTCCGTCAAGCCGGCGGAGCTGCCGTCATCGACGGCGGTTTGGCGACAGAGCTTGAACGCCATGGCGCCGACCTCAACGATCCCTTATGGAGCGCCAAATGCCTCATTTCTTCCCCTCACTCTGACCTCATTCGCCAG GTGCACCTTGATTACTTGGAAAATGGTGCAGACATTATAACCACAGCATCTTATCAA GCTACCATTCAAGGTTTTAAGGAAAAAGGATTTTCAGACGAAGAAGGTGAAAACATGCTAAGAAGAAGTGTTGAAATTGCTTGTGAGGCTCGCGATTTGTATTATGAAAGATGTGCTGAGAGTTCTTTGAGTGATGAGATTGATGCAAGAGTCCTCAAGCCACGGATGATCCTGATTGCAGCATCTATTGGGAGCTATGGAGCTTATTTAGCCGATGGATCAGAGTACAG TGGGATTTATGGTGATGCTATCACATTGGAAACTCTCAAAGATTTTCATCGAAGAAGAGTTCAAATTTTGGCAGATTCGGGTGCAGATCTGCTTGCCTTTGAAACAATTCCAAATAAGATTGAAGCTCAG GCTTATGCAGAACTTCTGGAAGAAGAGAACATAAAGACTCCAGCATGGCTTTGTTTTAACTCTAAGGATGGAGTTAATGTTGTTAGTGGTGATTCTATAGAGGAATGTGGCTCCATTGCTGAATCGTGCAACAAAGTCTTTGCTGTTGGAATCAACTGTACCCCACCTAGATTTATACATGATCTTATACTTCTGCTTAAGAAG GTGACTACAAAACCAGTTGCTATATATCCAAATAGCGGGGAAACTTATGATGGTGATCGAAAGGAGTGGATG CAAAATACAGGCGTTACCGATGAAGATTTTGTCTCGTATGTTAGTAAATGGTGTGAGTTAGGGGCTTGCTTTGTTGGTGGCTGTTGTAGAACGACTCCTGTTACCATCAGAGGAATATACAAGACACTATACAACAGTCGATCTGCTACTCTTGCGACAGAGTGA